In bacterium, the sequence AAGATGGCGTCCACCACTTCGCCTTCCAGGCAGGAGCCCTCGGGCGTACGGAGGGCCTCGACGTTTTCCGGCCGGACCGAGAGAAAGGCTTCATCCCCCGCACGCAGGCCTTCCGCCACGAGACAAGGGATGTGAATGTCTTTTCCGTTTTCGCCGCGAAGGGAGATTTCGCCGCGGCCCGACATGGGGGGGGAGACGATTGTCCCCTCGATGAGGTTCACCATCCCGATGAAATTGCTGACGAACCGGTTGATGGGCCGTGCGTAAATTTCATGGGGCAGGCCCTGCTGTTCGATATGGCCTTTGCTCATCACGATGATGTCATCGCTGACAACGAGGGCCTCCGCCTGATCGTGTGTCACGTAGACGGAAGTGATGCCGACTTCGTGCTGGATGCGCTTGAGCTCGACGCGCATTTTTTCGCGGAGTTTGAGATCAAGATTGCTGAGGGGCTCATCGAAGAGCAGCAGCCGGGGATGGGAGACGATCGCCCGGGCCAGGGCGGCGCGCTGCTGCTGGCCGCCCGAGAGCTGGGTGGCAGACTTGTCCGCCATGTCCGTCAGGCCGACCAGGGCGAGCGCTTCCCGGGTCCGGTCGGCGATCTCCCCCGGATTCACCTTCTGGATTTCAAGCGGGTAGGAAACGTTCTGGGTGAGACTCATGTGGGGCCAGATGGCGTAGCTCTGGAACACCATGCCGATGTTGCGCCGCTCGGGGGGCTCGAATACGCCCGAGGCGATTGAGGTGACGGAGGCTCCGCCGATTCGAATCTCGCCCGCGTCGGGCTTGTGGAGCCCGGCGATGCACATCAGGGTTGTCGTTTTGCCGCAGCCCGAGGGACCCAGAAGGGTGAGGAATTTCCCCTCCGGGACGCCGAAGGAGATGCCGTCCACAGCCTTGTCGTTGCCGAAAGATTTGACGAGGCCGTTCACTTCGAGAAAGGGCTGCTTCGTTTTTTCCGCCATGTGTGCCTCTTTCTAGGCTGTCAGGGCCTCGCGCCCGGCGAGTTTTCGGAAAAGATAAATGCAGAAGAAAAGAACGACGGTCTGCACCATCGAGAGAGCCGCTGTCAGGGGTTCGTTCTCAAAGTTCGACAGGTAGTATACGCCGACCGAGAGGGTTTCAGTTCCGCTGGTGTACAGGATGATGGAGATCGAGAGCTCCCGCAGGAAGATCACGAAAAGGAGAACCCAGCCGGCGAAAATTCCCGGTTTCAGTAGCGGAATGGTGATCCGCTTCAGTGTGGTGAGCCAGGTCGCCCCGGACATGCGGGAGCTCTGATCGAGTTCCTCCGAGACGGCCAGCATGATGGAGGAGATATTGCGCTGACCGTAGGGGAAAAAACGGGTGATGTAGCCGAGGAGCAGGATCCAGATCGTCGCGTAGATGGGCGTCTTGATGTAGGTGACAAGCACGCCCATGGCCAGGACGATGCCGGGGAATCCGATCGGAATGACGCAGAGAAAATCCAGCAGCCGCGCGCCGTATCCCTTTGTCCGGTGAATCATGTAGCTCACGATGATCGCGAGCACCATGGCGATCGATGCGCCCAGGAAGGCCAGGAAAAAGCTGTTGGCGATGCCGTTCGTCGCGGCCTCAATCCGCAGGGGAGACCAGAAGAAGAGCACTTTTTCGTAGTTGATGAGCGTCAAGTCGGCGGAGATGATCTTCCCCTGCCATACCGGGTGGAGACTCACAACGAGCAGACTCAGAACCGGAAGCACGACCGCCACGACGATATAGCCGAGGTTGTAGGCGAGGGCCGCCCACTTCCAGCGCCCCAGATCGATGACGTTGGGGCGGAAGCCCTTGCCGGTCACCGTGGTGTACGCGCGCGGGGCGATGATCCGCTGCTGGATCCAAATGAAGAGTGCGGTGATGAGCCCGATGACCATGCTCATGGCGGCGCCCAGGTAGTGATTCGCGTCATCGCCCACGGCTTTTGAGAAGATCTGTGTGGTCATGGTTTCGTAGCCGTAGGGAGCCCCCAGCTTGAAGGGAACGCCGAATTCCCCGGCGCTCGTCACGAAGACGATGATGGCGCCGGACAAGATGGCCGGTGTGACGAGCGGCAAGGTTACCGTGAGCGTTGTCCGCCAGAGGCCCGCGCCGGTCGTGCGGGCGCTGTCCTCGAGGGAGGGGTCCATCCGCCGGAGGGAGCCCACGACGAAAAGGTAGACGAGCGGGGTGAAGAAGATGCCCGTCACCCAGATGACGCCGAAGATGTTGTCCACGTTGATGAGGTGGCTCTCGATGCCGAAGATGCTGCGGGCCAGATTGTTCAGAAGCCCCACTTTCGGCGCGCCCAGATTGTGCCACGCGATGGCGCCGACAAAAGGACTCAGAAAAAAGGGAATCAGATTGTAGGGTTCGAGCTTCTCGCGCCAGGGGCAGTTCGTTCGGGCGTTGATCCAGGCCAGGGAGACGCCCATAAAGGTGGCCAGGATCGTGCAGGAGGTGCTGATGATCAAGGTGTTGAAAAATGCCTGCCGTATGACGCGCCCCTGGAATACCTCGTAGTAGTTCCTCAGGCCCCATACGGTGTCGAATCCCTGATCGTCGAGAACGAGAAAGCTGTTCACCAAGAGGGCGAAGAGAGGAAGGAGAACGGCCGCGGCGACGATGAGGCTGACCACCGTGGTGGAGACGGTCTCTTGGGTAACCCACTTTTTCCACCAGTTGGGTGCGTGGCTCGAGATGTCAGAGGTCACGGTTTCGGTGGCCATTGCGCGGATTCGATCACCCTTGTTGATGCATCCTGAAGATGGGAAGGAGGGCCCTCCGGAAGAGGGCCCTCCTGGAATACTGCATGATGGAAATGGCTTGTCCCGCCGTTCGGCCTAACGGAAGACTTTCACCCAGTCGGCGCGCACTTTTTTGAACCGCTTGGAAGCGGCGATCCAATCCTTCATTCCCAGAAGCTTGATGCTGTTCAGGTCCAGCAGATAGGGCCGGACCTTCTCCGGGGGCGTGTAGTTGCTAAGAAAAGTATAGATGGCCTCGCCCTCGACGTAGAGGTCGGCGCCTTCCTTGGTCAGGAGAAATTCCACGAGCAGTT encodes:
- a CDS encoding ABC transporter ATP-binding protein, whose protein sequence is MAEKTKQPFLEVNGLVKSFGNDKAVDGISFGVPEGKFLTLLGPSGCGKTTTLMCIAGLHKPDAGEIRIGGASVTSIASGVFEPPERRNIGMVFQSYAIWPHMSLTQNVSYPLEIQKVNPGEIADRTREALALVGLTDMADKSATQLSGGQQQRAALARAIVSHPRLLLFDEPLSNLDLKLREKMRVELKRIQHEVGITSVYVTHDQAEALVVSDDIIVMSKGHIEQQGLPHEIYARPINRFVSNFIGMVNLIEGTIVSPPMSGRGEISLRGENGKDIHIPCLVAEGLRAGDEAFLSVRPENVEALRTPEGSCLEGEVVDAIFLGNHVDCRVQWDDFEWKLQAHPRDHLRKGERVYLRFDPEHTMAVRP
- a CDS encoding iron ABC transporter permease; translated protein: MATETVTSDISSHAPNWWKKWVTQETVSTTVVSLIVAAAVLLPLFALLVNSFLVLDDQGFDTVWGLRNYYEVFQGRVIRQAFFNTLIISTSCTILATFMGVSLAWINARTNCPWREKLEPYNLIPFFLSPFVGAIAWHNLGAPKVGLLNNLARSIFGIESHLINVDNIFGVIWVTGIFFTPLVYLFVVGSLRRMDPSLEDSARTTGAGLWRTTLTVTLPLVTPAILSGAIIVFVTSAGEFGVPFKLGAPYGYETMTTQIFSKAVGDDANHYLGAAMSMVIGLITALFIWIQQRIIAPRAYTTVTGKGFRPNVIDLGRWKWAALAYNLGYIVVAVVLPVLSLLVVSLHPVWQGKIISADLTLINYEKVLFFWSPLRIEAATNGIANSFFLAFLGASIAMVLAIIVSYMIHRTKGYGARLLDFLCVIPIGFPGIVLAMGVLVTYIKTPIYATIWILLLGYITRFFPYGQRNISSIMLAVSEELDQSSRMSGATWLTTLKRITIPLLKPGIFAGWVLLFVIFLRELSISIILYTSGTETLSVGVYYLSNFENEPLTAALSMVQTVVLFFCIYLFRKLAGREALTA